A region from the Streptomyces tsukubensis genome encodes:
- the whiG gene encoding RNA polymerase sigma factor WhiG — protein sequence MPQHTPGSDRAPMPPAARGAARPPAPSSLDELWQSYKATGDERLREQLILHYSPLVKYVAGRVSVGLPSNVEQADFVSSGVFGLIDAIEKFDIERSIKFETYAITRIRGAMIDELRALDWIPRSVRQKARAVERAYATLEAQLRRTPSEGEVASEMGIGIDELHAVFSQLSLANVVALEELLHVGGESGDRLSLMDTLEDTAADNPVEVAEDRELRRLLARAINTLPDREKTVVTLYYYEGLTLAEIGNVLGVTESRVSQIHTKSVLQLRAKLADVGR from the coding sequence ATGCCCCAGCACACCCCCGGGTCTGATCGCGCGCCAATGCCCCCCGCTGCCCGTGGCGCCGCGCGGCCCCCCGCCCCCTCGTCGCTCGATGAGTTGTGGCAGTCGTACAAGGCCACCGGGGACGAGCGCCTGCGCGAACAGTTGATCCTGCACTACTCACCCCTGGTGAAGTACGTGGCCGGCCGGGTCAGCGTCGGCCTGCCCTCCAACGTCGAACAGGCGGACTTCGTCTCCTCCGGAGTCTTCGGACTCATCGACGCCATCGAGAAGTTCGACATCGAGCGGTCGATCAAGTTCGAGACGTACGCCATCACCCGTATCCGCGGCGCGATGATCGACGAACTCCGCGCCCTCGACTGGATCCCCCGCTCCGTCCGCCAGAAGGCCCGCGCCGTCGAACGCGCCTACGCCACCCTCGAAGCCCAGCTCCGCCGAACCCCCAGCGAAGGCGAAGTCGCCTCCGAAATGGGCATCGGCATCGACGAACTGCATGCCGTTTTCAGCCAGTTGTCCCTGGCGAACGTCGTCGCCCTCGAAGAACTGCTCCATGTGGGCGGCGAGAGCGGCGACCGGCTCAGCCTCATGGACACCCTGGAGGACACCGCTGCCGACAACCCCGTCGAGGTTGCCGAGGACCGGGAGCTGCGCCGGCTGCTCGCCCGCGCCATCAACACCCTCCCGGACCGGGAGAAAACCGTCGTCACCCTCTACTACTACGAGGGCCTCACCCTCGCCGAGATCGGCAATGTGCTCGGTGTCACCGAGAGCAGAGTCAGCCAGATCCACACAAAATCCGTCCTCCAGCTGCGGGCGAAACTGGCCGACGTCGGACGCTGA
- a CDS encoding TetR/AcrR family transcriptional regulator, whose amino-acid sequence MAEHRTMQRDALLDAARSLLSEGGTEALTFPALAERTGLARSSVYEYFRSRAAVVEELCAVDFPVWAAEVEAAMERADGPEGKVEAYVRSQLNLVGDRRHRAVVAISAGELDDGAREKIRAAHGGLIAMIVEALAELGHEQPRLAAMLLQGIVDAAVRRIELGTADDPTVIADAAVSLALHGVRP is encoded by the coding sequence GTGGCCGAGCACCGGACCATGCAGCGCGACGCACTGCTCGACGCCGCGCGCTCCCTGCTGTCCGAAGGCGGCACGGAAGCGCTGACCTTCCCCGCCCTCGCCGAACGCACCGGCCTCGCCCGGTCCTCCGTCTACGAGTACTTCCGCTCCCGCGCGGCCGTCGTCGAGGAACTGTGCGCCGTGGACTTCCCCGTCTGGGCGGCCGAGGTCGAGGCCGCCATGGAACGGGCGGACGGCCCCGAGGGCAAGGTCGAGGCCTACGTCCGCAGCCAGCTGAACCTGGTCGGGGACCGCCGCCACCGGGCCGTCGTCGCCATCTCCGCAGGAGAACTCGACGACGGCGCCCGTGAGAAGATCCGCGCCGCCCACGGCGGTCTGATCGCCATGATCGTCGAAGCCCTCGCGGAACTCGGCCACGAACAGCCCCGGCTCGCCGCCATGCTGCTCCAGGGCATCGTGGACGCCGCCGTACGCCGGATCGAACTCGGCACGGCGGACGATCCCACGGTGATCGCGGACGCAGCGGTCTCCCTCGCCCTCCACGGCGTCCGCCCCTGA
- a CDS encoding M23 family metallopeptidase produces the protein MTCTALTTLALLPVLLSPSVTAGPAGPPHPPPEPPRTTRHSVTMSDGRVWPVPHPRIIRGWTPPTSPYGPGHRGVDLAAPPGTEVRATGTGRISFSGRIAGRGVLVLTLDGTGDPPLRITHEPVDALHPAGTRVTAGRPVARVSATPRHCRTSCLHWGLLRARDYLDPLSLLHRPPSRLLPHTPPHHPRTGHPGHRTHR, from the coding sequence ATGACCTGCACCGCACTGACCACCCTCGCCCTGCTCCCCGTCCTGCTGTCACCTTCCGTGACCGCCGGCCCGGCCGGCCCACCCCATCCCCCACCCGAGCCGCCACGCACCACCCGCCACTCGGTCACCATGAGTGACGGCCGGGTCTGGCCCGTGCCCCACCCGAGGATCATCCGCGGCTGGACCCCGCCCACCTCTCCCTACGGACCCGGCCACCGCGGAGTGGACCTCGCCGCACCACCCGGCACCGAAGTACGGGCCACCGGAACCGGCCGGATCTCCTTCAGCGGCCGCATCGCCGGCCGCGGAGTACTCGTCCTCACCCTCGACGGCACCGGCGACCCACCCCTGCGCATCACCCACGAACCGGTCGACGCCCTCCACCCCGCCGGCACCCGCGTCACCGCGGGCCGACCCGTCGCCCGGGTCTCCGCCACCCCACGCCACTGCCGCACGTCCTGCCTCCACTGGGGACTGCTCCGTGCCCGGGACTACCTCGACCCGCTCTCACTCCTCCACCGCCCACCCTCCCGACTGCTCCCCCACACACCACCCCACCACCCCCGGACCGGCCACCCGGGACACCGAACGCACCGATGA
- the rpsB gene encoding 30S ribosomal protein S2, whose translation MAVVTMRELLESGVHFGHQTRRWNPKMKRFIFTERNGIYIIDLLQSLSYIDRAYEFVKETVAHGGSIMFVGTKKQAQEAIAEQATRVGMPYVNQRWLGGMLTNFSTVYKRLQRLKELEQIDFEDVAASGLTKKELLVLSREKAKLEKTLGGIREMQKVPSAVWIVDTKKEHIAVGEARKLHIPVVAILDTNCDPDEVDYKIPGNDDAIRSVTLLTRVIADAVAEGLIARSGVATGDSKPGDKAAGEPLAEWERDLLEGEKKADDAEAEKPAEAAAEAPAAEAAAEAPAAEAPEAEKPAADAEQA comes from the coding sequence ATGGCCGTCGTCACGATGCGGGAGCTGCTGGAGAGCGGCGTCCACTTCGGTCACCAGACCCGTCGCTGGAACCCGAAGATGAAGCGCTTCATCTTCACCGAGCGCAACGGCATCTACATCATCGACCTGCTCCAGTCGCTGTCGTACATCGACCGCGCCTACGAGTTCGTCAAGGAGACCGTCGCGCACGGCGGCTCCATCATGTTCGTCGGCACCAAGAAGCAGGCCCAGGAGGCGATCGCCGAGCAGGCGACCCGCGTGGGCATGCCGTATGTCAACCAGCGCTGGCTCGGTGGCATGCTGACCAACTTCTCCACCGTCTACAAGCGTCTGCAGCGCCTCAAGGAGCTGGAGCAGATCGACTTCGAGGACGTGGCCGCCTCCGGCCTGACCAAGAAGGAGCTGCTCGTCCTCTCCCGTGAGAAGGCGAAGCTGGAGAAGACCCTCGGCGGCATCCGCGAGATGCAGAAGGTGCCGAGCGCCGTCTGGATCGTCGACACCAAGAAGGAGCACATCGCCGTCGGTGAGGCGCGCAAGCTCCACATCCCGGTCGTCGCGATCCTCGACACCAACTGCGACCCGGACGAGGTCGACTACAAGATCCCCGGCAACGACGACGCGATCCGCTCCGTCACGCTGCTGACCCGTGTGATCGCCGACGCCGTCGCCGAGGGCCTGATCGCCCGTTCCGGTGTCGCCACCGGTGACTCCAAGCCGGGCGACAAGGCCGCCGGTGAGCCGCTCGCCGAGTGGGAGCGCGACCTCCTTGAGGGCGAGAAGAAGGCCGACGACGCCGAGGCCGAGAAGCCGGCCGAGGCTGCCGCCGAGGCCCCCGCCGCCGAGGCCGCTGCTGAGGCCCCCGCTGCTGAGGCCCCCGAGGCCGAGAAGCCGGCCGCGGACGCCGAGCAGGCCTGA
- the tsf gene encoding translation elongation factor Ts, with the protein MANYTAADVKKLRELTGAGMMDCKKALDEADGNVDKAVELLRVKGQKGVAKRESRTASNGAVVSLISEDKTTGVLLELKCETDFVAKGEKFQAVANALAAHVAATSPADLDALLASEIEAGKTVQAYVDEANANLGEKIVLDRFAQFSGAYVGVYLHRTMPDLPPQVGVLVELSAENADVAKDVAQHIAAFAPKYLSREDVPADVVENERRVAEATSREEGKPEAALPKIVEGRVNGFFKEVTVLEQAFAKDNKKSVQKVLDEAGVELKRFARIRVGA; encoded by the coding sequence ATGGCGAACTACACCGCCGCCGACGTCAAGAAGCTCCGTGAGCTGACCGGCGCCGGCATGATGGACTGCAAGAAGGCCCTGGACGAGGCCGACGGTAACGTCGACAAGGCCGTCGAGCTGCTGCGCGTCAAGGGCCAGAAGGGCGTCGCAAAGCGCGAGTCCCGCACCGCTTCCAACGGCGCCGTCGTCTCCCTCATCTCCGAGGACAAGACGACCGGTGTGCTGCTGGAGCTGAAGTGCGAGACGGACTTCGTCGCCAAGGGTGAGAAGTTCCAGGCCGTCGCCAACGCGCTCGCCGCGCACGTCGCCGCCACCTCCCCGGCGGACCTCGACGCGCTGCTCGCCTCCGAGATCGAGGCCGGCAAGACCGTCCAGGCGTACGTCGACGAGGCCAACGCCAACCTCGGCGAGAAGATCGTCCTCGACCGCTTCGCGCAGTTCTCCGGTGCGTACGTCGGTGTCTACCTGCACCGCACCATGCCGGACCTGCCGCCGCAGGTCGGCGTGCTCGTCGAGCTGAGCGCCGAGAACGCGGACGTCGCCAAGGACGTCGCCCAGCACATCGCCGCCTTCGCGCCGAAGTACCTGTCCCGCGAGGACGTCCCGGCCGATGTCGTCGAGAACGAGCGCCGGGTCGCCGAGGCCACCTCCCGCGAGGAGGGCAAGCCCGAGGCTGCCCTGCCGAAGATCGTCGAGGGCCGGGTGAACGGTTTCTTCAAGGAGGTCACCGTTCTGGAGCAGGCCTTCGCGAAGGACAACAAGAAGTCCGTCCAGAAGGTTCTCGACGAGGCCGGTGTGGAGCTGAAGCGCTTCGCCCGTATCCGCGTCGGCGCCTGA
- the pyrH gene encoding UMP kinase, which yields MNKGADATQAVGDNSDHDHDGKHDVNEPGAGRFMLKLSGEAFSGGTGLGVDPDVVHAIAREIAAVVRSGAQIAVVIGGGNFFRGAELQVRGMDRARSDYMGMLGTVMNCLALQDFLEKEGIDSRVQTAITMGQVAEPYIPLRAVRHLEKGRVVIFGAGMGMPYFSTDTTAAQRALEIDAEALLMGKNGVDGVYDADPRTNPDAVKYDALEYGEVITRDLKVADATAITLCRDNALPILVFELLAAGNIARAVRGEKIGTLVNSKGTRA from the coding sequence ATGAACAAGGGCGCGGACGCCACCCAGGCGGTTGGCGACAACAGCGACCACGACCACGACGGGAAGCACGACGTGAACGAGCCCGGTGCCGGACGCTTCATGCTGAAGCTCTCCGGAGAGGCCTTCTCCGGCGGGACGGGCCTCGGAGTGGACCCCGACGTCGTGCACGCCATCGCCCGCGAGATCGCGGCCGTCGTCCGGAGCGGCGCCCAGATCGCCGTCGTCATCGGCGGCGGCAACTTCTTCCGCGGCGCCGAGCTCCAGGTGCGCGGCATGGACCGGGCCCGCTCCGACTACATGGGCATGCTCGGCACCGTGATGAACTGCCTCGCGCTCCAGGACTTCCTGGAGAAGGAGGGCATCGACTCCCGGGTCCAGACCGCCATCACCATGGGCCAGGTCGCCGAGCCGTACATTCCGCTGCGGGCCGTACGCCATCTGGAGAAGGGCCGTGTGGTCATCTTCGGCGCCGGTATGGGCATGCCGTACTTCTCCACCGACACCACCGCCGCCCAGCGCGCCCTGGAGATCGACGCCGAGGCCCTGCTGATGGGGAAGAACGGGGTCGACGGGGTCTACGACGCCGACCCGCGGACCAACCCCGACGCGGTCAAGTACGACGCGCTGGAGTACGGCGAGGTCATCACCCGGGACCTCAAGGTCGCCGACGCCACGGCGATCACCCTCTGCCGTGACAACGCCCTGCCGATCCTCGTCTTCGAACTGCTGGCCGCGGGCAATATCGCCCGAGCGGTACGTGGTGAGAAGATCGGCACGCTCGTCAACAGCAAGGGCACCCGAGCCTGA
- the frr gene encoding ribosome recycling factor, whose amino-acid sequence MIEETLLEAEEKMEKAVLVAKDDFAAIRTGRAHPAMFNKIVADYYGALTPINQLASFSVPEPRMAVVTPFDKTALRNIEQAIRDSDLGVNPSNDGNIIRVVFPELTEERRREYIKVAKAKAEDAKISIRAVRRKAKETIDKLVKDGEVGEDEGRRAEKELDDTTAKYVAQVDELLKHKEAELLEV is encoded by the coding sequence GTGATCGAAGAGACCCTCCTTGAGGCCGAGGAGAAGATGGAGAAGGCCGTCCTGGTTGCCAAGGACGACTTCGCCGCGATCCGCACCGGACGCGCGCACCCGGCGATGTTCAACAAGATCGTGGCCGACTACTACGGCGCGCTGACCCCGATCAACCAGCTCGCCTCCTTCTCGGTGCCCGAGCCCCGGATGGCCGTGGTCACGCCCTTCGACAAGACGGCGCTGCGCAATATCGAGCAGGCGATCCGCGACTCCGACCTCGGTGTCAACCCGAGCAACGACGGCAACATCATCCGTGTGGTGTTCCCGGAGCTGACCGAGGAGCGCCGCCGCGAGTACATCAAGGTCGCCAAGGCCAAGGCCGAGGACGCGAAGATCTCCATCCGCGCGGTCCGCCGCAAGGCCAAGGAGACCATCGACAAGCTCGTCAAGGACGGCGAGGTCGGCGAGGACGAGGGCCGCCGTGCTGAGAAGGAGCTCGACGACACCACCGCGAAGTACGTCGCGCAGGTGGACGAGCTGCTGAAGCACAAGGAAGCCGAGCTGCTCGAAGTCTGA
- a CDS encoding phosphatidate cytidylyltransferase, whose amino-acid sequence MNDASWGAPQRADYVGGWRPQDRGPLSAGPAYDGHDAQQTRPMPIVPDFPDAGRDAGGPGDRDRRNDSGRGAAEPGRPLFRDELPREPAPAGPQPPPAGGPGDPRGGGQAPGGPNAPGAAGHPAAPAAAGPADTAGAAKAKKRAGRDLRAAIGVGVGLGAVIVASLFVVKAVFVGVITVAVVVGLWELTSRLQERKGIKAPLVPLAVGGAAMVVAGYVRGAEGAWVATALTALAVLVWRMTEPPEGYLKDVTAGVFAAFYVPFLATFVSMMLTADDGAQRVLTFLLLTVVSDTGAYAVGWRFGKRKLAPRISPGKTREGLLGAVGFAMVAGALCMQFLIDGGAWWQGILLGLAVAVTATLGDLGESMIKRDLGIKDMGTLLPGHGGIMDRLDSLLPTAPVVWLLLVVFVGAG is encoded by the coding sequence ATGAACGACGCTTCCTGGGGGGCCCCGCAGCGGGCCGACTACGTCGGGGGGTGGCGTCCGCAGGACCGGGGCCCGCTTTCGGCGGGTCCCGCGTACGACGGGCACGACGCACAGCAGACTCGGCCCATGCCCATCGTGCCGGACTTTCCCGACGCAGGTAGAGACGCCGGCGGTCCCGGTGACCGTGACCGCCGGAACGACAGTGGCCGGGGGGCCGCCGAGCCGGGCCGCCCCCTGTTCCGCGATGAGCTCCCGCGGGAGCCCGCACCGGCCGGGCCGCAGCCCCCGCCGGCCGGCGGTCCCGGGGATCCCCGCGGCGGCGGGCAGGCTCCCGGCGGTCCGAACGCACCCGGTGCCGCCGGACATCCGGCAGCTCCGGCAGCGGCGGGCCCCGCGGACACCGCAGGGGCGGCGAAGGCGAAGAAGCGGGCCGGGCGTGATCTGCGCGCGGCGATAGGGGTCGGGGTCGGCCTCGGCGCGGTCATCGTCGCGTCGCTCTTCGTGGTCAAGGCCGTCTTCGTCGGCGTGATAACGGTCGCCGTCGTGGTCGGACTGTGGGAACTGACCTCCCGCCTCCAGGAGCGCAAGGGCATCAAGGCCCCGCTGGTGCCCCTGGCGGTCGGAGGCGCGGCGATGGTCGTCGCCGGGTACGTGCGCGGCGCCGAGGGCGCCTGGGTCGCCACGGCCCTCACCGCCCTCGCGGTCCTGGTGTGGCGGATGACGGAGCCCCCCGAGGGCTATCTGAAGGACGTCACGGCGGGCGTCTTCGCCGCGTTCTACGTGCCGTTCCTGGCGACCTTCGTGTCGATGATGCTCACCGCCGACGACGGGGCGCAGCGGGTGCTGACGTTCCTCCTCCTCACCGTGGTCAGCGACACCGGCGCGTACGCGGTCGGCTGGCGCTTCGGCAAACGGAAGCTGGCGCCGAGGATCAGCCCCGGGAAGACCCGGGAAGGACTGCTCGGCGCGGTCGGCTTCGCCATGGTCGCGGGCGCCCTGTGCATGCAGTTCCTCATCGACGGCGGTGCCTGGTGGCAGGGGATCCTGCTGGGCCTCGCGGTCGCCGTCACGGCGACCCTGGGCGATCTGGGCGAGTCGATGATCAAACGGGATCTCGGCATCAAGGACATGGGCACCCTGCTGCCGGGCCACGGCGGCATCATGGACCGCCTGGACTCGCTGCTGCCGACGGCGCCCGTGGTGTGGCTGCTGCTGGTGGTGTTCGTCGGGGCCGGTTAG
- the rlmN gene encoding 23S rRNA (adenine(2503)-C(2))-methyltransferase RlmN: MPKPGELTFIAPRGAKKPPRHLADLSPAERKDAVAAIGEKPFRARQLSQHYFARYTHDPAQWTDIPAAAREKLAAELLPELMSVVRHISCDDDTTRKTLWRLHDGTLVESVLMRYPDRVTMCISSQAGCGMNCPFCATGQAGLDRNLSTAEIVHQIVDGMRALRDGEVPGGPARLSNIVFMGMGEPLANYKRVVGAIRRLTDPEPDGLGLSQRGITVSTVGLVPAMQRFADEGFKCRLAVSLHAPDDELRDTLVPVNTRWKVREVLDAAWEYAEKSGRRVSIEYALIRDINDQAWRGDLLGRLLKGKRVHVNLIPLNPTPGSKWTASRPEDEKAFVEAIAAHGVPVTVRDTRGQEIDGACGQLAAAER, from the coding sequence ATGCCCAAGCCCGGAGAACTCACTTTCATCGCGCCCCGCGGAGCCAAGAAGCCCCCGAGGCACCTCGCCGACCTCTCGCCCGCCGAGCGCAAGGACGCCGTCGCCGCGATCGGCGAGAAGCCGTTCCGCGCCCGCCAGCTCTCCCAGCACTACTTCGCGCGGTACACCCACGATCCGGCGCAGTGGACGGACATTCCGGCCGCCGCGCGGGAGAAGCTCGCCGCGGAGCTGCTGCCCGAGCTGATGTCGGTGGTGCGGCACATCTCGTGCGACGACGACACCACCCGCAAGACCCTCTGGAGACTGCACGACGGGACCCTCGTCGAATCGGTCCTGATGCGCTACCCGGACCGGGTGACGATGTGCATCTCCTCCCAGGCGGGCTGCGGGATGAACTGCCCGTTCTGCGCCACCGGACAGGCCGGTCTCGACCGGAACCTGTCGACGGCGGAGATCGTGCACCAGATCGTCGACGGTATGCGGGCGCTGCGGGACGGCGAGGTCCCCGGCGGGCCCGCCCGCCTGTCGAACATCGTCTTCATGGGCATGGGCGAGCCGCTGGCGAACTACAAGCGGGTCGTGGGCGCCATCCGGCGGCTCACCGACCCCGAGCCGGACGGCCTCGGACTCTCGCAGCGCGGGATCACCGTCTCCACGGTCGGTCTGGTCCCCGCGATGCAGCGCTTCGCCGACGAGGGCTTCAAATGCCGGCTCGCCGTCTCGCTGCACGCCCCCGACGACGAACTGCGCGACACCCTGGTGCCGGTCAACACCCGCTGGAAGGTCCGCGAGGTCCTCGACGCGGCCTGGGAGTACGCGGAGAAGTCCGGCCGCCGGGTCTCCATCGAGTACGCGCTGATCCGCGACATCAACGACCAGGCATGGCGGGGCGACCTGCTCGGCAGGCTCCTCAAGGGCAAGCGGGTCCACGTCAACCTCATTCCGCTGAACCCCACCCCCGGATCCAAGTGGACCGCTTCACGGCCGGAGGACGAGAAGGCGTTCGTCGAGGCCATCGCCGCCCACGGGGTGCCGGTGACGGTGCGGGACACCCGCGGCCAGGAGATCGACGGGGCCTGCGGACAGCTCGCCGCCGCCGAGCGGTGA
- a CDS encoding thiamine ABC transporter substrate-binding protein: MSSSSTRKRAAAALAAALGVTVLAACGGDSSAKKEQGSGGGKGSKTVTLVSHDSFAASEDVLKEFTRQTGYTVKILKSGDAGVALNKEILTKGSPQGDVFFGVDNTLLSRALDNGIFTPHEAKGLDRIPAAVRLDGDKHRVTPVDTGDICVNYDKKYFADRKLAPPVTFDDLIKPEYRNLLVAENAATSSPGLGFLLGTVARYGEDGWQDYWKKLKANGLKVVDGWEEAYNREFSGSAGGKKEGGDRPLVVSYASSPPVEVLFAEPQPKEAPTGVATGTCFRQIEFAGLLKGAKNEAGGKALLDFLVSAPFQQDLPLNMFVNPVVEGTKLPELFTRHGAKITDPATLPPDTITKNREQWIQKWSSTVVK; the protein is encoded by the coding sequence GTGAGCAGTAGCAGTACCAGGAAGCGCGCGGCCGCCGCGCTGGCCGCCGCACTCGGTGTGACCGTCCTCGCCGCCTGCGGAGGGGACTCCTCCGCAAAGAAGGAGCAGGGCTCCGGCGGCGGCAAGGGCTCGAAGACCGTCACGCTCGTCAGCCACGACTCCTTCGCCGCCTCCGAGGACGTCCTCAAGGAGTTCACCCGGCAGACCGGCTACACCGTCAAGATCCTCAAGAGCGGTGACGCGGGCGTCGCGCTCAACAAGGAGATCCTCACCAAGGGCTCCCCGCAGGGCGACGTCTTCTTCGGCGTCGACAACACCCTGCTCTCCCGCGCCCTCGACAACGGCATCTTCACCCCCCACGAGGCCAAGGGGCTCGACCGGATACCCGCGGCGGTCCGCCTCGACGGCGACAAGCACCGGGTCACCCCCGTCGACACCGGCGACATCTGCGTCAACTACGACAAGAAGTACTTCGCCGACCGCAAGCTCGCGCCGCCCGTCACCTTCGACGACCTGATCAAGCCCGAGTACCGGAACCTGCTGGTCGCCGAGAACGCGGCCACCTCCTCACCCGGCCTCGGCTTCCTCCTCGGCACCGTCGCCCGCTACGGCGAGGACGGCTGGCAGGACTACTGGAAGAAGCTCAAGGCCAACGGACTCAAGGTCGTCGACGGCTGGGAAGAGGCCTACAACCGCGAGTTCTCCGGCTCCGCAGGCGGAAAGAAGGAAGGCGGCGACCGGCCGCTGGTCGTCTCCTACGCCTCCAGCCCGCCCGTCGAGGTCCTCTTCGCCGAGCCGCAGCCCAAGGAGGCACCGACCGGTGTCGCCACCGGCACCTGCTTCCGGCAGATCGAGTTCGCCGGACTGCTGAAGGGCGCGAAGAACGAGGCCGGCGGCAAGGCGCTGCTGGACTTCCTCGTCTCGGCGCCGTTCCAGCAGGACCTGCCGCTGAACATGTTCGTCAACCCGGTCGTCGAAGGGACCAAGCTCCCCGAACTCTTCACCCGCCACGGCGCGAAGATCACCGACCCGGCGACGCTGCCGCCGGACACCATCACGAAGAACCGGGAACAGTGGATCCAGAAGTGGTCGTCGACCGTCGTCAAGTGA
- a CDS encoding ABC transporter permease, whose product MRALRTGTAARLALLTLPTVFFAVFFAYPVAAIVGRGLRSGGTWQFGRITEVLGRDDIAGVLWFTTWQALASTALTLLIALPCAYVTARYAFPGKKLLRAVVTVPFVLPTVVVGTAFLALLGRGGLLDETWGIRLDTTVWAILIAHVFFNYAVVVRTVGGLWAQLDPRQEEAARVLGAGRFTAWRTVTLPALAPSVASAALMVFLFTFTSFGIVQILGGPGFATLEVEVYRQTAHLLDLRTAAVLTLVQFAAVGAVLAVHARTVRKRETALRLVDPRHTAHRPRGARQWALLGAVLTTVALLVLLPLGVLVERSLATPRGYNLDYYRALGRLDESGGAFLVPPVHAVVNSLQYALAATAIAVVIGGLAAAALARRGGPGGAGRLLRGFDALLMLPLGVSAVTVGFGFLITLDEPPLDLRASWILVPLAQALVGVPFVVRTMLPVLRAVDGRLREAAAVLGASPLRVWREVDLPLVRRALLIAAGFAFAVSLGEFGATVFIARPDEPTLPVAVARLLGRPGELNYGQAMALSTILMVVCAVALLSLERIRSRTTTTAATGEF is encoded by the coding sequence GTGCGCGCCCTCCGTACCGGGACCGCGGCACGGCTCGCCCTGCTGACCCTGCCCACCGTGTTCTTCGCGGTCTTCTTCGCCTACCCCGTGGCCGCCATCGTCGGCCGCGGGCTGCGCTCCGGCGGCACCTGGCAGTTCGGGCGGATCACCGAGGTCCTCGGCCGGGACGATATCGCCGGGGTCCTCTGGTTCACCACCTGGCAGGCGCTCGCCTCCACCGCGCTGACCCTGCTGATCGCCCTGCCCTGCGCCTATGTCACCGCCCGCTACGCCTTCCCCGGGAAGAAGCTGCTGCGGGCCGTGGTGACCGTGCCGTTCGTGCTGCCGACGGTCGTCGTCGGCACCGCGTTCCTCGCCCTGCTGGGCCGCGGCGGACTCCTCGACGAGACCTGGGGCATCCGGCTCGACACCACGGTCTGGGCGATCCTGATCGCCCATGTCTTCTTCAACTACGCCGTCGTCGTCCGTACCGTCGGCGGACTCTGGGCCCAGCTCGACCCCCGCCAGGAAGAGGCCGCCCGGGTCCTGGGCGCCGGACGGTTCACCGCCTGGCGCACGGTGACACTCCCCGCGCTCGCGCCGTCCGTCGCCTCCGCCGCCCTGATGGTCTTCCTGTTCACCTTCACCTCCTTCGGCATCGTGCAGATCCTCGGCGGCCCCGGCTTCGCCACCCTGGAGGTCGAGGTCTACCGGCAGACCGCGCACCTGCTGGACCTGCGCACCGCCGCCGTCCTCACCCTCGTGCAGTTCGCGGCCGTCGGCGCGGTGCTCGCCGTCCACGCCCGGACCGTACGGAAGCGGGAGACCGCCCTGCGGCTGGTCGACCCGCGGCACACCGCGCACCGGCCCCGCGGCGCCCGCCAGTGGGCCCTGCTGGGCGCCGTGCTCACCACCGTCGCCCTGCTGGTGCTGCTGCCCCTCGGGGTCCTCGTGGAACGCTCCCTGGCCACCCCCCGCGGCTACAACCTGGACTACTACCGGGCGCTCGGCCGGCTCGACGAGAGCGGCGGCGCCTTCCTCGTCCCCCCGGTGCACGCCGTGGTGAACTCCCTCCAGTACGCGCTGGCCGCCACCGCGATCGCCGTCGTCATCGGCGGACTCGCCGCCGCGGCCCTCGCCCGGCGCGGCGGCCCGGGCGGCGCCGGACGGCTGCTGCGGGGCTTCGACGCGCTGCTGATGCTGCCGCTCGGGGTCTCGGCGGTCACCGTCGGCTTCGGCTTCCTGATCACCCTCGACGAACCGCCGCTCGACCTGCGGGCCTCGTGGATCCTGGTGCCGCTGGCCCAGGCCCTGGTCGGAGTGCCGTTCGTGGTGCGGACCATGCTGCCGGTGCTCCGCGCCGTCGACGGCCGGCTGCGGGAGGCCGCGGCCGTCCTCGGGGCGTCCCCGCTGCGGGTGTGGCGGGAGGTCGACCTCCCCCTGGTGCGGCGGGCCCTGCTGATCGCCGCGGGCTTCGCCTTCGCCGTCTCCCTCGGCGAGTTCGGCGCCACCGTGTTCATCGCCCGGCCCGACGAACCGACGCTGCCGGTCGCCGTCGCCCGGCTCCTCGGCCGGCCCGGCGAACTCAACTACGGGCAGGCGATGGCCCTCAGCACGATCCTGATGGTGGTGTGCGCGGTCGCGCTGCTGTCACTGGAGCGAATCCGCTCCAGGACCACCACGACCGCAGCGACCGGGGAGTTCTGA